In one window of Gossypium hirsutum isolate 1008001.06 chromosome A01, Gossypium_hirsutum_v2.1, whole genome shotgun sequence DNA:
- the LOC107925615 gene encoding uncharacterized protein, with the protein MGNCLVLEEKVVRVMKTDGKILEYRQPIKVQQVLSDFSDHALSESFSGCRNLHPDTKLLPGMLYYLVPSPSIKSKKKKVRFSSTPEVKDDEEGSHGVVRIKLIISKKELEKLVQKDGVLVHEMVSKIQSKQSINGVDDDDDDDGDDDSCRKWKPALESITEVN; encoded by the coding sequence aTGGGGAATTGCTTAGTTCTTGAAGAGAAAGTAGTCAGAGTGATGAAAACCGATGGCAAAATCCTTGAATACCGACAACCCATCAAAGTACAACAAGTTTTATCCGATTTCTCCGATCACGCTTTGTCGGAATCATTTTCTGGCTGCCGGAATCTTCATCCGGACACAAAGTTGTTACCGGGTATGTTATATTACCTTGTTCCGTCACCCTCGATAAAGAGTAAGAAAAAGAAGGTGAGGTTTTCGAGTACACCAGAGGTGAAGGATGATGAAGAAGGAAGCCATGGTGTTgtgaggattaaattgataatcAGTAAAAAGGAACTAGAAAAGTTGGTTCAAAAAGATGGAGTTTTAGTTCATGAGATGGTGTCGAAGATTCAAAGTAAACAAAGCATAAATggagttgatgatgatgatgatgatgatggtgacgATGATAGTTGCAGAAAGTGGAAGCCTGCATTAGAGAGTATAACTGAAGTAAACTAG